GACGAGGGTGGGCTGATTGGGCAAATCAACATAACCGGGTGTGCGCAGCTCGGTGCGGCCTGCGGGCAGCTCGTCGGACGTCACTTCGCGCTGTTCGTGGAGGCGGACCAGCGCGCCGAACTGGCCCAGTTCCTGGATCAGGTCTTCCGTGGCCTACAGGTAGACGGGCCGCCGCGTCTGGAACTCCGCATGGTGAGGCAGAGTGGCCAGCACTGGGACGCCCAGCTGGAATGCACCCTCCTGCGTGGTGGGGCGGCTCCGCAGATCCGGATGGTCCTGACCGACATCACCGCGCTCAAGACATCCCAGCGCAGCGCGCAGTGGCACGCCACGCAGGCCCTGCATCTGCACGAGGAGTTGCAGACCTTCCTGCGGTCAATCACACACGATCTGAGTGCCCCGCAGCGCCAGGTCGAGGGCTTCACCGCCCTGCTGAACCAGCACCTTCAGCCCACAGACCAGATGACGGACCCAGTCACCGCCAGACTGCTGAGGAACCTGTCGCAGGCGGCCACGAATCTGGGGGAGCTGACCACCTCACTGATTCACTTCTATCAGAGCGGTCAGTCGGGAGAGCCGGCCCGCCCATTGAATCTGAACCGCCTGGTCGAAACGGTTTTTCACGAACTGGAACCCGAACGGCGGGGGCGGCAGGTGGTCTTGACCCACGATCCGCTTCCCACCCTGACGTTCGATTACCAGAACATGCACATGGTCCTGGCGAACCTGCTCTCGAACGCCATCAAGTTCACCGGACCGCGCCCGGTAGCCCGCATCCATGTGGGGGCGCAGGTGGAGGGGGACCATATCCTGCTGAGCGTCCGTGACAACGGTGTGGGCTTCGATCCCCGACAGGAACAGCGCCTGTTCGGGGTCTTCGAACGGCTGCACAGCGAACGCGACTTCCCGGGACAGGGCCTGGGGCTGGCCCTGGTGCGGCGCATCGTGGAGCACTGGCAGGGACAGGTCTGGGGCGAAGGGATCCCCGGGGAGGGCGCGGTGTTCTGGGTGCAGTTGCCGGGTGCGCTGAGCGCCGCGCAGCACACTCCGCCGGATGAACTGCCCGCTGGATAGGGCAGGTTGCGTGACGACGGGGCAGCCCGGCTCCGGATGAAGTGGGCTGAACGTCCGCTCTGCCTTCAGGAATATTAAGGCCCCATGCTGCCGGTAACGCGCACACTGGCAGGATGCAGACACACCGGATCGTGGTGATCGGGGCATCGGCGGGGGGGATGCAGCCGCTGCTCGATCTCGCGGCCGGCCTGCCCGCCGACTTTCCGGCGGCGGTGTGCATCGTCATGCACATCCCAGCCTACGCGCCGAGTTTTCTGCCCGACATCCTGGGCCGGGCCGGGCCGCTCCCGGCCTCGCACCCGGCAAGTGGCGATCCGGTATTGCCGGGCCAGATTTACTGCGCGCCGCCCGATTACCATCTTCTCATCGAGAACGGGCACTTCAGCCTGACCAAAGGCCCCAAGGAAAACCGGGTGCGGCCCGCCGTCGATACCCTGTTCCGCTCAGCCGCATACAGCGCCGGCCCGAACGTGATCGGAGTGGTGCTGTCTGGCCTGCTGGACGACGGGACCTCTGGCCTCTGGGCCATCAAGCATTTCAGCGGCACGGCCGTGGTTCAGGATCCACTTGATGCCCAGTTCGATTCGATGCCGACGAGTGCCCTGAGTCAGGTGGAAATTGATCACGTGGTGCCCGGCCGGGAACTCTCGGCCTTACTGGTTCGGCTGACCGCAGGCCCAGCACGGATTCAGGAGGGGACCGAGGTTGATGAACAGGCAAAAGAGCGGCTGGCCACCGAGATCAGTATTGCCAGCAGCGGCCACGCCTTCAAGAAGGGCGTCATGAAGTTTGGCAAGGTCACGCCGCAGACCTGTCCGGAGTGCGGCGGCGTGCTGGTGCAGATTCAGGAGGGGGGTTTTACGCGCTACCGCTGTCATACCGGCCACGCGTATACCGGGGACACGCTGCTGGTCAGTGTGACGGAGGCCATTGAGGACAAGCTGTGGGCCACCTTGCGGGCCCTGGAAGAGGCCAGCATGTTGCTGGAGAACACCGGCAAGGAGTTTGAGGCGGCAGGGAACGCCAGACTGGCCGTTGAATACGGCCGCAGGGCCAGGGAGATGGAGACCCGCAGCGCGCTGATTTTTGAGAACGTCACGCAGAACAGGAGCCTGAGCGTTGAGCAGCTTAAAGATGGAGCCAGGCGAGACGAGGCTCAGCGCTCAGACTGAACTGCCTTGCTACGGGCTGTCTGAGGAAGGGTTCTCGGCTGAGAAAGCACATCCCTTGGCCGAGTGCACATCCCCGGAGCCGAGATGTTTAGTAACATGACGTACATTTAAACCAAGCGAATGTGTAGGTCCATCTGATGCTGGGATCCTCCTGCTCTAAGCACCCGACTTCTCCTGG
The sequence above is drawn from the Deinococcus aerolatus genome and encodes:
- a CDS encoding sensor histidine kinase; the protein is MHPLAQLERRFAAQQQDLHVHQAELEQQNEALRQSNMELGEARNRYADLFELAPVGYVVCDEGGLIGQINITGCAQLGAACGQLVGRHFALFVEADQRAELAQFLDQVFRGLQVDGPPRLELRMVRQSGQHWDAQLECTLLRGGAAPQIRMVLTDITALKTSQRSAQWHATQALHLHEELQTFLRSITHDLSAPQRQVEGFTALLNQHLQPTDQMTDPVTARLLRNLSQAATNLGELTTSLIHFYQSGQSGEPARPLNLNRLVETVFHELEPERRGRQVVLTHDPLPTLTFDYQNMHMVLANLLSNAIKFTGPRPVARIHVGAQVEGDHILLSVRDNGVGFDPRQEQRLFGVFERLHSERDFPGQGLGLALVRRIVEHWQGQVWGEGIPGEGAVFWVQLPGALSAAQHTPPDELPAG
- a CDS encoding chemotaxis protein CheB, which translates into the protein MQTHRIVVIGASAGGMQPLLDLAAGLPADFPAAVCIVMHIPAYAPSFLPDILGRAGPLPASHPASGDPVLPGQIYCAPPDYHLLIENGHFSLTKGPKENRVRPAVDTLFRSAAYSAGPNVIGVVLSGLLDDGTSGLWAIKHFSGTAVVQDPLDAQFDSMPTSALSQVEIDHVVPGRELSALLVRLTAGPARIQEGTEVDEQAKERLATEISIASSGHAFKKGVMKFGKVTPQTCPECGGVLVQIQEGGFTRYRCHTGHAYTGDTLLVSVTEAIEDKLWATLRALEEASMLLENTGKEFEAAGNARLAVEYGRRAREMETRSALIFENVTQNRSLSVEQLKDGARRDEAQRSD